DNA sequence from the Methylomonas albis genome:
GTGTGATGCGGCAAATCGTATTGTTTGTCCAACCCCAGATAGAGCATGAAGGTCGAGCAGGAATAATCGCGCTTCTCCAATTGGTTATGATCGTACTTTTTCAAGGTACCCGGTGCCAGCAAATGGGTCATAGCGTGGGCAAAATCAGCGTTGACGATCACTTCGTCGCCGCGTACTTCCTCGCCATTTTGCAACCTTACGCCCTTAGTCGCGCCGTCTTCGACGATCAAGGAGGCGATTTCGGCATTCAAATGAATCTCGCCGCCGGACTCGGTAACCACTTGGGCCATCGCCGTCGCAATCTTATTCAAACCACCGGCGACGTGGTGAATACCGTATTCATGTTCCAGATAAGGCAGCATGGTAAACAAAGCCGGACAATCCCAGGGCGACATGCCCAAATACTTGGATTGAAAGCAAAACGCCAAGCGCATTTTTTCCTTGTCAAAATACTGGCCCAAATTCTTGAACACGCTTTTCGGAAACGCCAGCCAAGGCAAGGCCTTGATTAAATCCAGCGAAAAAAACGAGCTTAGCGAGGAGTAATCGCGGGTGATGCAAGGGTACAAACGATTGAAGCGGCTGCGCTCGTTGTCCATGAAACGCTCGTAGCCGGCGCTGCCTTCGTCGAACACCCGCTCCAACTCGGCGCGCATGTTTTCCCGGTCGGAAAACACATTAATCTCGCGGTCTTCGTATAACAAACGATACATCGGACTGAGCGGCATAAACTGCATATAGTCTTCGCTACGCCGGCCGCATAATTCAAACATCTCATCCAATACGCCCTTCATCAATAAAAAGGTCGGGCCGGTATCAAAAGTAAACCCGTCCATGCTGATAGCCCGATTGCGGCCACCAACATTAGGATGTTTATCGAATATGGACACTTTAAAGCCGCGATGGCTGAGTAACATGCCGGCGCATAAGCCGCCGGGGCCGGCGCCAACGATGATGATATGCTTTGAATCTGCCATGATTTGAGTTGAGCGGTGCTTACCGAGTCGTTTTATAAAGCCGTTAATGTAACAGCAAAATGTCAAAAAGCGGCCTATTCGCCCAGACCAAAGCAAAATCCAAGCGCACATACCCGGTTTGACCTAAAGCCGGCTGGTCATTGAGAATACCGGCTTTAACTTTCAAAGAGGATTTGAACCTAATGCTCACCGGCGAAATTCGTAGCCAAATCGATGCTATCTGGAATGCCTTCTGGTCCGGCGGCATATCCAACCCGCTGGAAGTCATGGAACAGATCACTTACTTGCTGTTCCTGCGCCGACTGGATGAAATGCACACGTTGGAAGAAAACAAAGCCTTACGCTTGGGTAGACCGATGGAGCGGCGTATCTATCCAGAAGGCCGGGACGCCAGAGGCCGCGAATACGACGACTTGCGCTGGTCGCGCTTCAAGCACTTTGCCGCAGGGGAAATGTTCGAAGTGGTGGGCGAGCATGTGTTTCCGTTCCTGCGCGGCATGGGCGGTGACGGCTCGACTTACGCCCACCACATGAAAGACGCCCGTTTTACCATCCCCACCCCGGCGCTGCTGGCCAAGGTGGTGGACATGCTAGACCATGTGCCGATGGAAGACCGCGACACCAAGGGCGACCTGTACGAATACATGCTGGGCAAGATCGCCAGCGCCGGCCAGAACGGCCAGTTCCGCACCCCGCGCCACATCATCCGCCTAATGGTGGAACTGACCGCGCCGACCGCCAAAGATGTGATCTGCGACCCGGCCAGCGGCACCTGCGGCTTTTTGGTGGCCGCCGGCGAATACCTGCGCGAAAAGCATCCGGAAATCCTGCGCGACGCCGCCAGCCGTGAACATTTCCATCACGCCATGTTCAACGGCTATGATTTTGATAACACCATGCTGCGCATCGGCAGCATGAACATGGCGCTGCATGGCGTCGATAATCCGGACATTCGTTATAAAGATTCGCTGGCCCAGGATCATGCCGGCGATGAAGAAAAATACTCTTTAATTCTCGCCAATCCGCCGTTCGCCGGCTCCTTGGATTACGAGAACACCGCCAAAGACTTGCTGGACATCGTTAAAACCAAGAAAACCGAGCTGCTGTTTCTGGCCTTGTTCCTGCGCCTGCTGAAACCCGGCGGCCGCGCGGCGGTCATCGTCCCGGACGGTGTGTTGTTCGGCTCCAGCAAGGCCCACAAGCAACTGCGGCAAATGCTGGTTGAAGAGCAAAAACTGGACGCGGTGATTTCGTTACCGTCCGGCTGCTTCAAACCCTATGCCGGGGTTTCCACCGCGATTTTGTTGTTCACCAAAACCAACTCCGGCGGCACCGACCGGGTGTGGTTTTACGACATGAAAGCCGACGGCTGGAGCCTGGACGACAAACGCCAGCCGCTGCTGGCGGAAGACAAACTCGGCCTGGCGCCGCTGCATATTCTGAATGCCGAGGAACACGCCAAGAACAACCTGCCGGATGTGCTAACTCGTTGGGCGCTACGCGACAGCAGCGAACGCCAACGCGCCCGCACCGAACAAAGCTTCTGCGTACCGCTCGAAGACATCGTCGCCAATGGCTACGACCTGTCGATCAACCGTTACAAGGAAGTGGTGCATGAGGAAATCGAGCATCTGCCCCCCAAGGAGATTCTGGCGAAACTGGCTAAGTTGGAGGACGAGATACAGGCGGGGATGAAAATACTGGAAGGGATGCTCCAATGACATGCAAACAATTCCGTAGGGTACGCATTGCGTACCGTTTTCCAAAGTTCGCTGATAATCAACGCCTTCAAAAGGTACGCGGTGCGTACCCTACGGGGCTTGCCCAGTTGGCAGTGCTGGAGGAAGAGATTCTGGCAGGGATGAAAGTGCTTGAGGAGATGTTGTCGTGCCAGACAAAATAAATGCTGCTAGTTGGTGGCAAACGACGCTAGGCGAGATTGCTGTTGAGCAGGTAAACAATGGAATATTCCGAAAAAATCCAGAATATTTGGAAAGTGACAGCGATGGTGACGGAATGCCTGTTGTTTGGGTCGAAGAGCTATTTAAAGGTAATCAAATCTGCACTGAAAAATCACGCAGATTAAAGCCAACATCGACAGAAATAAAAAAATACGGACTCCGCCACGGCGATATTTTGTTTTGCCGCTCGTCTCTAAAACTTGATGGAATCGGATTCAGCAATGTATACGCCGGTGAAGATTTCCAAGCATTATTTGAATGTCACGTCATTCGTATCAGTCCTAACCCCAATTTAGTATTCCCCAAGTTTCTAAATCATTTGTTACGTACAGAACAACTGCGAAACTTGATTAAGTCCCGATCCAAAACTTCCACGATGACGACCATTGACCAAAAGGGTCTTTGTGCTGTACCAATTCGCTTACCCGGATTAGCCGACCAACGCCGCATCGCCGCCATTCTCGACCAAGCCGATGTGCTCAGAGCCAAGCGCCGGGAAGCCTTGGCGCAGCTGGACAGCCTCACGCAGTCCATTTTTGTTGAGATGTTTGGTACACCTGGAAATAATTCCAATGGTTGGAAATGTTGCGCAGTTGGTGATGTGACGGACTGCATTGTTCCTGGGCGCGATAAGCCTAAGTCATTTACAGGCAATATTCCTTGGGTAACAACAGATGACCTTGCGCATCTCGATTTCACTTATTGCTCGACAAAGGGATTTGGGCTTTCGACATCAGAAATTGATGAGGTCAAAGCGAGAGTGATACCAGCCGAAAGCGTTATTATTAGTTGCGTCGGTAATTTAGGAATTGCCACAATAGCAGCTGAAGAAATTGTTATTAATCAACAACTCCATTCTTTTCAATGCCATGATCACGTAAACAATATTTACCTGATGTATTGTTTAGCAAAACAAACTGCATATATGTATGCCAAAGCATCTTCAACAACTCTGCCATATATGAATAAGTCGGTTTGCAACAGTATTCCTGTACAACTACCACCTGTAGAATTACAACGAGAATTTTCGTCACGAGTTCTGGCTATTAACGTAATTAAGGAAAAGCATCGAGTTTTTCTAGCGGAACTTGACTCCCTTTTTGCCTCCCTCCAACACCGAGCCTTCCGCGGAGAACTGTAAATGCGCCCATCCCTAGCTCTGCAAACTCACCGCGACGCCATCCGCGAAATTGTGCTGCGCCACCGGGTCAAGAACGTCCGCGTGTTCGGTTCAGTCGTGCATGGTGATGATACCGACGACAGTGACCTGGATTTGCTGGTCGATCCAACACCGGAAACCACTATGATGGATATCGCCAAGATTCAGGTTGAACTCGCGCGCTTGCTGCATATTACCGTGGATGTGCTGACACCCAGAGCCTTGCCGGACAAGTTTCGCGAGCAAGTCATTCAGGAAGCCCAGCCGCTATGAGCAAAAAAGACGTTTTGCGCATTCCGGATTATCTGGAGCATATCGTGGAAGCGATCGAGCGGATTCATCGCTATGTGGAAGATATGTCGGAAGTGGTATTTCTGGATGATGAAAAAACCCAGGATGCCGTGGTCAGAAACTTCGAGATTATCGGCGAGGCGGCGCATAACATCGAGCGTTACCATACAAATTATGCCGAAGCCCACCCCGATGTGCCGTGGACGTTGATGTATGCGATGCGCAACCGGATCGCTCACGGTTATTTCAAAGTGGATTACGAACTGCTCTGGCAAACGATACACAGCGACTTGCCGGCGCTTCATCAACAAGTTAGGGAATTGATTGAACCAAAGGATTGAATTTGTATGACTTCCCAGCATTTCCAATTTCTGCAAACCGAATGGCCCGCGCTACATGAAGCGGCCGCTAAAGCTGAAAGTTTGGCTAACAGCGATGCCCGCGCCGCCTGTTTTTACGCCCGGCGTTCGTTGGAATTGGCGGTAGCTTGGCTCTACAAGTATGACGGTTCGCTGCGATTGCCTTATCAGGATCATTTGAGCGCCTTGCTGCATGAACCCAGCTTTCGCACCACGGTCGGCGAAGCCTTGTTTGCCAAAACCAAGGTGATCAAGGATTTGGGCAATCTGGCGGTCCACAGTACCCGCAAGGTGTTGCCGGCCGATGCGCTGGTGGCGACGCGGGAGCTGTTTCATGTCTGTTACTGGCTGGCTCGGCATTATGGGCAACGCTCGCGCCCCGATCCGGCTTTGCATTTTGATCCTGCGTTGCTGCCAAAACCGGTGGCAGTCACGCCGCAGACGCTGGATCAGCTCAAGCAATTGCAGAACAAACTGTCGGAGCGCGACGAAAAGCTGTCGGCGTTGTTGACGGATAAAGCCGCGCTGGACGCAGAACTACAGCAACTGCGGGCGCAAATCGCCGCCGCCAAGCAAGCCAATACCGCTCAGCCCGACAGCCACGATTACTCCGAAGCCGAAACCCGCGACTATTTCATCGACCTGTTGTTGAAGGAAGCCGGTTGGGAATTGCAGCCGGAGCAGAACTTCGAGATTGAAGTAAGCGGCATGCCGAATAACGAAGGCAAGGGTTATGTCGATTATGTGCTGTGGGGCGACGACGGCAAGCCGTTAGCGCTGATCGAAGCCAAACGTACCCGTAAAGATGCCCGTGTCGGTCAGCAACAAGCCAAGCTGTATGCCGATTGTCTGGAACAGCAATACGGCCAGCGGCCGATCATTTTTTATTCCAACGGCTATCAGCATTGGTTGTGGGACGATGCGATGTATCCGCCGCGCGCGGTGCAGGGCTTTTACAAGAAACCGGAGCTGGAATTATTGGTTCAGCGCCGCCACAGCCGCAAGCCGTTGGCCGAAATGGTGGTCGATGCCGACATCGCCGGCCGTTATTACCAGACTCGCGCGGTACGCCGCATAGCCTCAACTTTCGAAACCGATAATCAACGCAAATCGCTGGTGGTGATGGCTACCGGTGCCGGCAAGACCCGCACGGTGATCGCCTTGGCCGATGTGCTGATGCGCAGCAACTGGGTAAAGCGAGTGTTGTTTCTGGCCGACCGGGTGGCGCTGGTCAATCAGGCCGTTAAAGCTTTTAAGCGGCATCTGCCGGATGCCTCGCCGGTGAATTTGGTCACCGAAAAACACGCCGAGGGCCGGGTGTTTGTCTCGACCTATCCAACGATGATGGGTCTAATTGATGATGCCAGCGACGGACAGCGGCGTTTTGGTGTCGGCCATTTCGATTTGATCGTCATCGACGAGGCGCATCGCTCTGTGTATCAAAAATACCGGGCTATTTTCGAGTACTTCGATTGCCTGCTGGTGGGCTTGACTGCCACGCCCAAGGACGAGATCGACCGCAATACTTACGGGCTATTCGATCTGGAAACCGGGGTACCGACCGATGCTTATGCCTTGGATGAAGCGGTGGCCGACGGCCATCTGGTGCCGCCTAAAGCCGTGTCGGTGCCTTTGAAGTTTCAACGGGAAGGTATCAAGTATGATGATTTGTCGGAAGACGAAAAGGAACAATGGGACGCGCTGGAATGGAACGAGGACGGCACCACGCCGGATGCGGTTGATGCGGCGGCATTGAATCAATGGCTGTTCAATATCGACACCGTCGACAAGGTGTTGGCGCATTTGATGACCCACGGCCAGAAAGTGGCCGGCGGCGACCGACTGGGCAAGACCATCATCTTCGCCAAGAACAACGCACATGCCGAGTTCATTGCCGAGCGTTTCAATGCCAACTATCCGCATTACAAAGGCGAATTTGCCAGGGTGGTGACTTACAAGACCACTTATGCGCAAAGCCTGATCGATAGTTTTTCCAGCAAGGACAAACCGCCGCATATCGCCATCTCGGTCGACATGCTGGACACCGGTATCGACGTGCCGGAAGTGTTGAATCTGGTGTTCTTCAAGGTGGTGCGTTCGAAAACCAAGTTCTGGCAGATGCTGGGCCGCGGCACCCGTTTGTGCCCGGATTTGTTTGGTCCCAAACAGGATAAGCAGTTTTTCTACATCTTCGATTACTGCCAAAATCTGGAGTTTTTCAGCCAGAACCCGGACAAGGCCGACGCCGGCATCCCCGAAGCGTTGGGCACGCGCTTATTCAAGACCCGTTTGGCGTTGATTGCCGAACTGGATCAACAACTGGCCGATGCCAAGAAAGTCGCCGAATCGGCGGCTGCTTATGATGAGCTGGGGGCGAGTGGCTTGCGTAGCCAGCTGGCCGATTTTCTGCACAGTCAGGTAGCGGCGATGAACATCGACAATTTCGTCGTCAGACCGCAACGCAAATCAGTCGAGAAGTTCGCCAAACAACCCGCGTGGCAACAATTGGGCGTCGAAGACTTCAACGAGTTGGCCGGCAACCTTGCCGCACTGCCCAGCGCGTTGACCGATGAGGACGAAGACGCCAAGCGCTTCGACATGCTGGTATTGAAAGCGCAATTGGCGATACTGCAAGCCGGGTCCGGATTCAGCGACATGCAGGAAAAGATTCAGGCCATTGCCGCCGCATTGGCAGCCCAAGACGCTATCCCGTCGATCAAAGCGCAGATGGTATTGATACAGGCGGTAGTCGGCGACGAATGGTGGCAGGATGTCACCGTCACGATGCTGGAAAGCATGCGCAAAAAGCTGCGGGCACTGGTCAAGCTAATCGAAAAAGGCAAACGCATCGTCGTTTACACCGACTTTGCAGACGAACTGGGAACGGCTACATCCATCGATCTACCGGATGTGGGAAATGGTTTGGATATGCTCAAGTTTCGCGACAAAGCCCGGCAATTTTTGCAGGCGCACGAAAGCCATGTCTCGCTGCAGAGGCTACGTCGCAATCAAGCACTGACACCGTCCGACCTGATTGAGCTGGAAAAGATGCTGCTTGAGGCCGGTGGATCACAGGCGTTGATCGATCAAGCCAGGCAGGAAAATCAGAGTCTGGGCATTTTCATTCGCTCGCTGGTTGGTTTAGATCGGGAAGCGGCGAAACAAGCGTTCAGTGACTTCATCCGCGGCACCACTGTGTCGTCGGATCAGATCGAATTTATCGAACATATTATTCAGGAGCTGACGCAAAACGGCGTGATGCCGCTGGATCGGCTTTACGAATCGCCTTTTATTGATTTAAGCCCGAGGGGGCCGGAAGGATTGTTCTCAGCACTGGAAGTCGATCGATTGGCGGAAGTTTTACACGATATTCGTGCGAGCGCGGCATAATAGGCGTATGAAAACACCGAAAAGACTTGAACCCCTAATCGATAGCGGCCTGATCGACGAAGTCATCGGCTCGCTGAAAAGCGGCAAAGAGGCCGCCGTGTATGTCGTGCGTTGCGGCTCGGAAATCTGTTGCGCCAAGGTCTATAAAGAAGCCGACCAGCGCAGCTTCAAGCAGAGCGTTTTGTATCAGGAAGGCCGTAAGGTCCGCAATAGCCGCCGCGCCAGAGCCATGGAAAAAGGCAGCAGCTATGGCCGAAAAGAGCAGGAATCGGCGTGGCAAAACGCCGAGGTGACGGCTTTATATCGCCTGGCAGATGCTGGCGTCAGAGTGCCGAAACCTTACAACTTCATCGATGGTGTCCTGCTGATGGAGCTGGTGGCCGATACCGATGGCCACCCGGCGCCTAGGCTCAACGACCTGGAAATGCCGGCGCAGCTGGCCCGCGAATACCACGCCTTTCTGATCGGCCAGATTGTGCGCATGCTCTGCGATGGCTTGGTGCATGGCGATTTATCCGAATACAACGTACTGGTCGGCAGCGACGGGCCGGTGATTATCGATTTACCGCAAGCGGTGGATGCGGCCGGCAATAATAACGCCCGCGCCATGCTGGAACGCGACGTCGCCAATATGGCCGCCTATTTTGGCCAGTTCGCACCGGAATTGTTGACGACGCACTTTGGTAAGGAAATGTGGAAGCTCTATCAGAGCGGCGATTTGCATCCGGAAACCAATCTGACCGGACATTTCGAAGACAGCGCTAAACCGGCCGATTTGCGCAGCGTGATTAGGGAAATAGACGCCGCACGCGAAGACAACGAAGCCAAGCAACGCTTTTTGCAGACCCCGTAACTCGCTGCTTTCGGCCACTCCCCCAAAGAAAAAGCCGGTGTTACCCGGCTTTTTCTTACTGCTTGGCACCGCTGGCGTTATCAGGCATAGGTATCGATCTTGCTGCCTTTTCTAGCATCATTATCGCCATCGGCATCTTTCACAACAGCTTGCACTGCTGGCGTTGCCGGTTGCTGATTGGCTGCGGCCTGTTTTGGTTGATTGGTGATGGGAAAATACGGCGTTGAACCCACTCCCGATACGGATGACATGGTTTATCTCCTCTGGATTGAATAATGCCTGCCATGTTTCGACTGGCACCCGGTTATCGGCCTGCTTTACAAAAACTTTAAGCTTCTACCTTAACCTGATTAAGTTTTCGCCATCCGGTAAAACCGCAGCGGTAAACCAAATCAGCTCACCGCCACCCAAAGTTCTCAGTCTTTCAACAGCTGGTCTTTTATCGGTAATTGCCTAATCCGCTGCCCGGTGGCGGCAAAAATAGCATTGCACAGCGCCGGCGCAATCGGCGGCACACCCGGTTCGCCTATTCCGCCCAAGGGGGTATCGAACTCCAGTGCCGGCAACAAATGTACTTTGATTTCGCGCGGCGCGTCATCGATACGAGTGAGTTGGTACGCATGAAAATTGTCCTGCTGCACCGCGCCGTTTTTAAAGCTGATTTCACCCAGCGTCGCCAAACAGACACCCATGACGCAAGCTCCCTCGATCTGCGCACGAATCCGTTCCGGATTGACTTGCGACCCGCAATCCACGGCCACATCAACTCGAGGAATGCGCAATTTGCCGGCATCATCGACCATAACTTCCACGACAACCGCCACATAAGTCACGAAGCTATAGTGCGCGGCCAAGCCCAAGCCTTGGCCCTTGGCGAGTGGCCGTCCCCAGCCGGCTTCGCGAGTCACCGTTTCGATGACGCGACGCATCCGGCCGGTATCAACCGGGTAAAGCGCAGGCGATTCGCCGTGATTCCAGGTGTCACCCAAACTGGTCGGATCGATACGCCGCGCCGGGCCGATTAAATCCAACAGGAAATCCCGATGATCGCGCCCCGCTGCCGCCGCCATTTCCGCGACAAAAGACTGCACGGCAAACGCATGCGGAATATTGGATACCGAACGAAACCAGCCGATACGAGTGTGCGCCGCCGCCGCCGGATTTTCGATGCGCAGATTGTCGATCACAAACGGCACATTGATCACGCCCATGCCCAATTCCACCGGCATTTGTTGCTTGCTGTCCGGCCCAAACGTCGACGAAATGCTCGGCGCTGCCGTTCTGTGCAGCCAGGCTACCGGCTTGCCCTGCGCATCCAAACCCGCTTCCAGCCGCTCCAAGGATACGGTGTGGAAATAAGCATGATGCAGATCGTCCTCGCGGGTCCAGGTCACTTTCACCGGCTTGCCTTGCATCGCTTGCGATAACAAGGCCGCTTCGATCACATAATCGGGTTTGGATTTACGCCCGAAACCGCCACCCAGCAGCGTAACATTAACGGTAACCTTGTCCTCCGGCAATTTCAGCCATTTCGCGACCTTATCTCGGGATAATTGCGGTGCCTGGGTACAGGTCCAGATTTCGCAATGGCCTTTGCTGATACGGGCCGTCGCCGCCGGTGGTTCCATCGGTGCCTGGGCGAGATGCGGCAAATAATATTCCGCTTCCAGGCGTTTGGCCGCACCTTGTAATGCAGCATCGACATTGCCCTGTTGGCGCACTACTTTACCCGGCTGGCGCACGGCGGCTTCCAGTTCGGCTTTGTAGGCTAGTGAATCGTAACTGCCATGTTCCCCGTTGTTCCACTCGACTTTTAAAGCATTTCGGCCCTGTATAGCCGCCCAGGTATTGTGGGCAATCACCGCGACGCCGCCCAAGGGATTAAATTCGGCGGGTAGCGGGCTGCTGGGCAATTCAACGACCTTGACAACACCCGTTACTTTTAACGCCGCGCTGGCATCATATTTTAAAACCTTGCCACCCAATACCGGCGGCCGTGCCACCACCGCGTAAAGCAAGCCTTTCAGCTGAGTATCGATGCCGTATATGGCGCGTCCGGACACAATATCCCGACCATCGTAAATACCTTGCCGGCCTTTACCAATGTAACGAAATTCTGACGGATTTTTCAAACGTAAGGTGTCGCGGGCCGGCACCGGCAGTTTCGCCGCCGCTTTAGCCAATTCGCCGTAGCTCAAAGTTTTGCCGCTAGGGACGTGCAACACCTGATGTTGTTCGGCGCGCACGTCCGCTACCGGCACTCGCCAGCGCGCGGCGGCCGCGGCTTCCAGCATTTGCCGGGCGGCGGCCCCGACCCGGCGCATAGGCATAAAAAAGTGGCGCAGGCTGCGCGAGCCGTCGGTATCTTGATTGCCGAAACGCTTTTCGTCGCCAGGCGCTTGCACGACATATACTCTGGACCAATCCGCTTCCAGTTCATCGGCCACCACCATCGGCAGACTGGTGCGCACGCCCTGCCCCATCTCGGAGCGGTGGCAAATAATGGTGACTTTACCGTCAGCCGCTATCGCCACGAATACCAGCGGGTTATCCACCCAACCGTGCGGCATCGCGTCGGCGCCGAACTTGCCGGCCGCTGCCGGCGCGGCCGCTTCATCCGCTCTGAGTAATGTAGGCAGGCCAATGGTCAAGACAAAGCCGCTCAACGCAAATTGTTTGATAAAAGTACGCCGGCTGACATTGTCGATTAAAAAACCGTCTTCGGCATCGATCTGTTCGATATTTGTGTCCGCTAATTCGGCGAAATTTTTCATGATTGCACCTCCGGCAAACCGGCAGCCTGCTTGATCGCGGCGCGGATCCGCGGATAAGTGCCGCAACGGCACAAATTGCCGCTCATGGCTTTATCAATCTCGACATCACTGGGTTGCGGATGTTGTTTCAGCAGAGCGGTAGCCGCCATGACTTGTCCTGCCTGGCAATAGCCGCATTGCGGTACGCCTAAATTCAGCCAGGCTTCCTGAACTTTTTTACCGGTGTCGTCCTGCTCGATGGCTTCGATGGTGACAATTTTTTTGCCTACCGCAGCCGAAATGGGTGTGACACAGGCACGGGTCGGCTCGCCGTCCATATGCGCCGTGCAGGCACCGCATAAAGCCATGCCGCATCCGTATTTGGTACCGGTCAACCCCAAGTGGTCCCGCAGTGCCCATAGCAGTGGCGTGTCAGCCGGCAGGTCTATCTTGCGACTTGTACCGTTGATAATCAGCGTGGTCATAATCTTTCTCGCTTTGCTCGGCAGTTGATAACGGCGCCGGCACATCCATCAACAACATCGGCGCGTTGTTCGCAGCATGGTACACGGGCAAGATTGGGGCGTAAAGACGCTAGACCTCGAAATATTCGATAGTTGGATGGGTTATTTACGGGGCGTTGCGGGATCTCGAGAAGACCAGGAATGATACTGATGACGGGCCTCTAGCTATCTCCCGACCTAGAAGCTTGCGTCACCAGCACCACCCATAATTGGCGCTAATCGCTTGCATGTTCGGATAAAACAAAGCAAGACAATTAACGTTTACAGCATCGGAATAATATGAGGCTGCCGACTATATTGTCTGATTGCTCTCATGGAAAAATTAAATTTTCACCACCGGCAACCTCATGCGAGGGAGGTTACCGCAGGTAATTCGATAGTCAAGTGCGCTTGGAAACAGAATTTTACCGATGGCGAAAATATTTTCGGCCACGTCAAAAAGCCCTGGTTTTGTCGTTACCACGAGTAGCGTTTATAGACGCAGGGCTATCGCTTAGATGACTTTCGATTTGGCGTATAAGGCCGCACCGACGATACCGGCCTGGTTCAGAAAAGCTGCGGGCTTGACCGTGGTGTTGATGGCGATCTGCTCTTTATATTTATCGAATTTCTTACTCGCGCCGCCGCCCAAAATGATCAAATCGGGCCAGAACAATTTTTCCATCGCACTCAAATAGGTGTTGAAACGGTTGCCCCACGATTTCCAACCCAAGTCTTGCAGTTTTCGGGCGGCATCAGATGCGTAACGCTCTGCCTCCAGCCCATTTTCCAAATACACATGGCCCAGTTCGGTATTAGGAAGCAGATTGCCATCGGTAAAAAGCGCAGTCCCCAGACCGGTTCCGATGGTAATTAACAAGACCACGCCAGCTTGGCCGGCACCCTCGCCAAAATGCATTTCCGCTATACCCGCCGCATCCGCATCGTTTAAGTTGTGGCATTCGCAGTTGGTGGCTTCTGAAAATAATTTATCGATATTGGTGCCGATAAAGGCCTTGGATATATTCGCCGCCGTGCGGACCACGCCCTGTTGAATCGCCGCCGGGAAACCGCAACCTATTGGCCCGCTCCAATTAAGGTGCAAAACCAATTGTGCCAGCACCGCGGCCACGGCCTCGGGCGTTGCCGGTTGCGGCGTATCGATTCTATGCCGTTCCGAGACCAGTTCGCCCGTTAAGGTATCGACAATCGCACCTTTGATACCGGAACCGCCGATATCCACACCAAGAATTTGCATAACATGTCCTGAAATTTACTACGTAGGCTAAGCATTTTAGGCGATGCACGATGAATGGCTTGGAAAATTTTCCGTCCAAGCAATCGGCTCGCTGGTATTG
Encoded proteins:
- a CDS encoding DEAD/DEAH box helicase family protein, producing the protein MTSQHFQFLQTEWPALHEAAAKAESLANSDARAACFYARRSLELAVAWLYKYDGSLRLPYQDHLSALLHEPSFRTTVGEALFAKTKVIKDLGNLAVHSTRKVLPADALVATRELFHVCYWLARHYGQRSRPDPALHFDPALLPKPVAVTPQTLDQLKQLQNKLSERDEKLSALLTDKAALDAELQQLRAQIAAAKQANTAQPDSHDYSEAETRDYFIDLLLKEAGWELQPEQNFEIEVSGMPNNEGKGYVDYVLWGDDGKPLALIEAKRTRKDARVGQQQAKLYADCLEQQYGQRPIIFYSNGYQHWLWDDAMYPPRAVQGFYKKPELELLVQRRHSRKPLAEMVVDADIAGRYYQTRAVRRIASTFETDNQRKSLVVMATGAGKTRTVIALADVLMRSNWVKRVLFLADRVALVNQAVKAFKRHLPDASPVNLVTEKHAEGRVFVSTYPTMMGLIDDASDGQRRFGVGHFDLIVIDEAHRSVYQKYRAIFEYFDCLLVGLTATPKDEIDRNTYGLFDLETGVPTDAYALDEAVADGHLVPPKAVSVPLKFQREGIKYDDLSEDEKEQWDALEWNEDGTTPDAVDAAALNQWLFNIDTVDKVLAHLMTHGQKVAGGDRLGKTIIFAKNNAHAEFIAERFNANYPHYKGEFARVVTYKTTYAQSLIDSFSSKDKPPHIAISVDMLDTGIDVPEVLNLVFFKVVRSKTKFWQMLGRGTRLCPDLFGPKQDKQFFYIFDYCQNLEFFSQNPDKADAGIPEALGTRLFKTRLALIAELDQQLADAKKVAESAAAYDELGASGLRSQLADFLHSQVAAMNIDNFVVRPQRKSVEKFAKQPAWQQLGVEDFNELAGNLAALPSALTDEDEDAKRFDMLVLKAQLAILQAGSGFSDMQEKIQAIAAALAAQDAIPSIKAQMVLIQAVVGDEWWQDVTVTMLESMRKKLRALVKLIEKGKRIVVYTDFADELGTATSIDLPDVGNGLDMLKFRDKARQFLQAHESHVSLQRLRRNQALTPSDLIELEKMLLEAGGSQALIDQARQENQSLGIFIRSLVGLDREAAKQAFSDFIRGTTVSSDQIEFIEHIIQELTQNGVMPLDRLYESPFIDLSPRGPEGLFSALEVDRLAEVLHDIRASAA
- a CDS encoding PA4780 family RIO1-like protein kinase, translating into MKTPKRLEPLIDSGLIDEVIGSLKSGKEAAVYVVRCGSEICCAKVYKEADQRSFKQSVLYQEGRKVRNSRRARAMEKGSSYGRKEQESAWQNAEVTALYRLADAGVRVPKPYNFIDGVLLMELVADTDGHPAPRLNDLEMPAQLAREYHAFLIGQIVRMLCDGLVHGDLSEYNVLVGSDGPVIIDLPQAVDAAGNNNARAMLERDVANMAAYFGQFAPELLTTHFGKEMWKLYQSGDLHPETNLTGHFEDSAKPADLRSVIREIDAAREDNEAKQRFLQTP
- a CDS encoding xanthine dehydrogenase family protein molybdopterin-binding subunit gives rise to the protein MKNFAELADTNIEQIDAEDGFLIDNVSRRTFIKQFALSGFVLTIGLPTLLRADEAAAPAAAGKFGADAMPHGWVDNPLVFVAIAADGKVTIICHRSEMGQGVRTSLPMVVADELEADWSRVYVVQAPGDEKRFGNQDTDGSRSLRHFFMPMRRVGAAARQMLEAAAAARWRVPVADVRAEQHQVLHVPSGKTLSYGELAKAAAKLPVPARDTLRLKNPSEFRYIGKGRQGIYDGRDIVSGRAIYGIDTQLKGLLYAVVARPPVLGGKVLKYDASAALKVTGVVKVVELPSSPLPAEFNPLGGVAVIAHNTWAAIQGRNALKVEWNNGEHGSYDSLAYKAELEAAVRQPGKVVRQQGNVDAALQGAAKRLEAEYYLPHLAQAPMEPPAATARISKGHCEIWTCTQAPQLSRDKVAKWLKLPEDKVTVNVTLLGGGFGRKSKPDYVIEAALLSQAMQGKPVKVTWTREDDLHHAYFHTVSLERLEAGLDAQGKPVAWLHRTAAPSISSTFGPDSKQQMPVELGMGVINVPFVIDNLRIENPAAAAHTRIGWFRSVSNIPHAFAVQSFVAEMAAAAGRDHRDFLLDLIGPARRIDPTSLGDTWNHGESPALYPVDTGRMRRVIETVTREAGWGRPLAKGQGLGLAAHYSFVTYVAVVVEVMVDDAGKLRIPRVDVAVDCGSQVNPERIRAQIEGACVMGVCLATLGEISFKNGAVQQDNFHAYQLTRIDDAPREIKVHLLPALEFDTPLGGIGEPGVPPIAPALCNAIFAATGQRIRQLPIKDQLLKD